The genomic DNA GCCGAAGGGACCGTCCCGATGGGGCCGACAGAGACCTTCACCGACCGCCGCGACATCACCATGGGGGATTTCAAGATCGAGGTGCTCCACCTTGGCCCAGCACATTCCGCCGGTGATATTCAGGTATGGCTGCCCGAACAGGGCCTGATGATCGCGGGCGATATCGCCTTTCACGAGCGCATGCCGCCGATTTTCCAAGGCACCTGCACAAGCTGCTGGATCGAGACATGGGAAGGCCCGCTGACCGATCTGTCGCCGACCTATATCATCCCCGGCCATGGCCATCCGACCAACTTTGCCCAAGTCACCCGTTATACCCGTGATTATCTAGTGCATCTACGTTCGGTGATCGGTGCCCATATCGACAATGGTGGCGACCTTACGGATGCCTATTACGTTGACCAATCCGCCTATCGCCATCTGGATACGTTTGAGGAGCTGGCCACCAAAAACGCGGGCGTTGTCTATGAGGAAATGGAATTCGAATAGGTGGTCGCGCCCCCCGATTTACACCGTAACGGGGGGCGGTCCGATCAACCGTTCAAATCAATCGCCGCAACAGCCAGCACTGCCTGCGCGGCCTCGGCACCTTTTTTGACAAAGTGCTGGGTGAAGAAAATGATATGTTCATCCGTGGGTTGGAAATGATGCGGCGTCAAAGAGACCGAGAACACAGGCACGCCCGTTTCTAACTGCACATCCATCAACCCGTTGACCACAGCGGCGGCGACAAAATCATGCCGGTAGATGCCACCATCCACCACCAAAGCCGCACAAACCACGGCGTCATACCCGCCCTTTTGCGCCAGACGTTTTGCCAATAGCGGCATCTCAAACGCGCCGGGCACATCATAGGGCACAATATCGGCGGCTTGCCCTGCGGCCTTCATTTCATCGGTAAACCCCGTCAGCGCTTGATCGACGATGCCAGCGTGCCAACGTGCCTTGATAAAAGCGATTTTCAATTTTTTAGTCATAGGAACCTTCCTTTTACATGTCAGGCCCCCAAGGCGCGACCGGGGCGGTAAAACCACCCCAACCGTTGTTCCTTCCATCCGGACTATACCGTCGGCTCCGGAATCTCACCGGATCTGCTGACCCCTTCGAAAAGGGCGCTCGCGGGCTATACCGCCGGTGGGGAATCTCACCCCGCCCCGAGAACATCGTGAACTTAGAATCAAGCAATCCGGCATGCAAGATTGCTTGGGCATCTAAAACGGGCAGGGCGCAGAGAAATTCATCGCAGCACTGGTTTCGGGGTGGCGGATCTTCAGGCTGTCGGCATGAAGCATCAAACGCGGGAAATCAGCCGCAGCACCTGTCGCATAAAGCGGGTCGCCCAAGATCGGGTGCCCTATCGCCTGCATATGCACCCGCAGCTGATGGCTACGGCCGGTTTGCGGGGTCAGCTTCATCCGGGTTTCGCCATTGCCACGTTTCAGCACCCGCCAATCGGTGATCGACGGCTTTCCGGTCTCAAAATTCACATGCTGGCGCGGGCGGTTGGGCCAATCCACGATCAGGGGCAGGTCGACGCGGCCGGTATCCTCGGGCACCTCACCCCATACACGTGCAAGATAGATTTTCTTGGTCAGGCGTTTTTCGAACTGCTGGCCCAAAAACCCCTGCGCCGCTTTGCTCCGCCCGAAAATCATCACGCCGGATGTATCAAGATCCAGCCGGTGTACCAGCAAGATATCGGGATAAACCTCACGCAGCCGACCTATCAAACAGTCCTGCCGATCATCCCCCCGCCCCGGCACCGACAAAAGCCCCGAGGGCTTATCCGCCACCACGATGTGTTCATCCGCGAACAGCACGGAAAGCGGGGTGTCGGGGGGGGTGTAGATAAATCTCATGTGGGCCTGTTATCGCAGCGATGCTCTGTGGGCAATCACACGCTTAGGCTGCCGCCTCAAAAAGCCGCGCCATCAGCTTGGTCAGCGCGTCCACATCGGTTTGGGTAAAGGCGTCAGGCGTGTTGCTATCAAGATCCAACACCCCCAGCAACCTGCCCGCGCCGTTCCACACCGGCAAGACCAGCTCTGACCTTGTCGACGACGCG from Pseudorhodobacter turbinis includes the following:
- a CDS encoding MBL fold metallo-hydrolase; this translates as MRYLALFLLATPVFASEDIPDQYPQSVLYSKPVEVIPHVFSAIGATAPPTYENAGHNNNLSFIVTGDGVVVVNSGASFLLAKALHDEIKTVTDQPVKLVINENGQGHAMLGNNYWIDQGVPVLAHAEAAAEFTDTAGQSMAGLQAYALENAEGTVPMGPTETFTDRRDITMGDFKIEVLHLGPAHSAGDIQVWLPEQGLMIAGDIAFHERMPPIFQGTCTSCWIETWEGPLTDLSPTYIIPGHGHPTNFAQVTRYTRDYLVHLRSVIGAHIDNGGDLTDAYYVDQSAYRHLDTFEELATKNAGVVYEEMEFE
- a CDS encoding 6,7-dimethyl-8-ribityllumazine synthase, encoding MTKKLKIAFIKARWHAGIVDQALTGFTDEMKAAGQAADIVPYDVPGAFEMPLLAKRLAQKGGYDAVVCAALVVDGGIYRHDFVAAAVVNGLMDVQLETGVPVFSVSLTPHHFQPTDEHIIFFTQHFVKKGAEAAQAVLAVAAIDLNG
- a CDS encoding pseudouridine synthase, yielding MRFIYTPPDTPLSVLFADEHIVVADKPSGLLSVPGRGDDRQDCLIGRLREVYPDILLVHRLDLDTSGVMIFGRSKAAQGFLGQQFEKRLTKKIYLARVWGEVPEDTGRVDLPLIVDWPNRPRQHVNFETGKPSITDWRVLKRGNGETRMKLTPQTGRSHQLRVHMQAIGHPILGDPLYATGAAADFPRLMLHADSLKIRHPETSAAMNFSAPCPF